Below is a window of Humulus lupulus chromosome 2, drHumLupu1.1, whole genome shotgun sequence DNA.
GTGGTCTTTCTGTAGGGTGGCAAGTTAACTTAAGGTAAATGATTTGATTATGGTCTATTTAAATTTTCTTGGTATTCACAATTGCCTTTCTCTTCCACCTATTAAATGGTATGttctttaatatttaattattccttATTTCAATTGTATGCCTTCCTAAACATGAGGGCAGTTGGTTCATTATTACTGAATTGTAGAAAAAGTCTCACATAAGAAATCTACCTATCATGTGtgcatatttttctttgataCAAAACTTGAGAAATATCTATAAGAGATGTCAAGTAATGACCACTACTTTTCCAAGGATAAATTGAGGAGTCCAGCTCACCTAAAGAACAGAGTATATATATACCCAACACCCATAAAAAACAGAGTATATATATAAACAGAGTATATATATACCCAACACCCATAAAGGAATTATACAACTATACTAACTAAATTTCCTCAATAAACCAAACAGATTTCCCACTCCTTCAACTAATATATGTGCTGGTGATTCAAGTGGAAAGAAAATCAGATAGAAATAGTTGAAATAAACATAACCCACAGTAATATATACAATAAATGAGACATACATAAAGTGAAATCATCTAGACATCTGATAGAGGAATTTCTTCGAACAGTTGGCATGCAAATTGAATCATGAACATAACTAAAAATACAAGAACAAAATGAAAaagaaacaaatatatatatatgcaagagTTGCAGTACCAAAACAATCTATACACGTTCTATATAACAAACTTCTACATGTAATCATCCAAATACAACAATATCCATAAACACACTCAAAGGGTCTTTCATCAATCAATACTGTTAAAAAAAAGAACTTAGACTTGAGGTTTACCAAAACAAGAGcaacaaaaaatatatagaaCCAGGcgaatgtatataaatatatagatgatACGTGTGcaagtgtgtatatatataaatatatagaatgAGATACCTTAAAAAACCAGGCGAATGGCAGAGTGAAGGTCTAGCTGCAACATCAAGATATGATCTGCAAAAGAGGATCAGAGATCTTTTCTATGTGAGGAGATGTTAAATCATAAGAGAGAGAAAAATTAGGGCACAAAAGTGTGTAAGATAAGAAGAACACACAATTAAAATGTTGAGACAATTAATTTGTGCGTGGAGAATGTACTCAGAGACAGAGAGATGGAGGAGAAGGAGCTCAAAGCTCCATTAAAGTTCATTGACTGCTTAAGAGAAAAATGAGAGAATTGAGAACAACTTTTGAAAACAGAAATAAGGTATTTTCTACCTTCTTGTCTTTTTTAACTCAGATTTTAAAAATCTGTTCTAAAAAAACAAAGCCAAACATATCGTTTGTTTTCCAAAaacaattttctattttttagaACAGAAAACTGTTTCTGATTTAAGGAGCCAAACAGGCCCTTCATTTTCTTGTTCTTCAAACTTCATCAAAAAACCTAAGAACACGCCGATTGGAGAAAAGCAAGATATTATCACTGAAATCCACTACTTGAGTCTCATGGGTTACACAGCAGATGGGCAGGGGCTGGGTGTTTGGAGACGGCGTGGGGGCTGTGTGCTTAGGGACGACGTTGGTGGGTTCAAAGCCAATGTTGCTAGGTCGACGGAGCGACTGGATAGATCTAAGGACAACGACTGATGGGAACGGAGGCTGTGTACTCAGGGACGAAAGGTATGGGTTCAAAGTCGGTAGATATGAGGTTAGGATCAACACTGAAGCTCCACTCTTCTTAGCCAACTTGCGGGATGCAGATCTGGTCTGATCCGTCAACAAGAGAGCAAAGCGAAGGGAAAAGATTTGACCAGCACCGTCGTCCTCGTGTGTCGCCCCCAACCGCCATCTGCAAACTCCGGTGAGTTGATGATGTTTACTTTCGTGAAGCTCTAATAATTTTTCTGGGTATATTCTTTGGTTCTATGTTtgtatgtatataaatatgtatgtGTGTGTATGCTTGTTAgacatttttgaaattttttggatTGATGGTTTTACAGGTTGTTGAGATTTTATATCTAGAAGGCATTGTTTGATCTGATTTTGTGAAAGAGTATCAAACCTTATGTTTTATGAGAGAGATGAGTTTTACAGGATGTGTTCTTTGTTTTTTACAGTGGGTTTTGGGTATGTATTTCAAAATTttagattttctgggtttgaattTGTGATCTTGAACTGCAATGTTTTTAATTGAACTGAGACGGAGTGTGAGTGAAGTGGAGAtgaagtttttttaaaaaattatgtttttgggtttaatattattagttaaattaaattaaatttttaaatctTTAAGGGtaagatttgaagaaaaaaaaaatccatgtCATTAAGTAAGTGACATGTCATCAAATACGTGGAGAAATGAATCTATGCCACATGGATCGTTATCTGTCCTCGTTTGCACTTAATGTCCAAAAGTGGACAAGTACAAGGAAAATGTAAGAATCGGGGTATttctgtaaaaaaaattattggggTTATAGTCAACACGAAAAAATTTGGAAGTTTTGCCGCAATTATCCTAGAGTATCTAATCTCTtcgaaaaaaaataattatatagaaATTGGTGACTAAAGTTCTCATTTTTTTCGAAATTAAAGCATTCAAGTTAGCAATAGCCTTAAATAACAACAGTTCGGAGAAATTATACAACAATTATGTAATATATGAgacttttgcaaaaaaaaaaattgtcaagaGACTAAAATGCTACATTTGTAAAAGAACTTAGATTTTAGACGGCAATTACTCTATATGTTATATAGATTGGTTTCATTGATCTTGTTACATTACTCTAATtaaaagattttttatttttaaaaaaaaaactcgtaTGTATAATAATGTTTCTCAGTTTTGACTACTTTTGTCATTGAAATGGGGTTAGCTAAAAAGCTGAGGTGTAAATTATCTGCTGTTCTTGTTTCATTTTGGTTTGTCCTGCTTTTCCtttattagaaagaaaaaaactgAAAATGAATTTTTTATTAATACTTCTAATTGTACAACATGTTAGTTGGTAATACCAACCGCCACTAAATTAGTGAAATCTACAGAAACATAATCCCAATTGATACTCACTCCTTGTCCTCTGCACTTCTCCACCACCTGATCAATGATTCTCCACCTTAGCTAGATGCACTAGTAGCCATTATTCTTTAACTCATTTTTTGATTCTTGATCCTTATCTTCTTTTTTGTCAGCCAATGCCTTCTTTTGGGTTTCTTCCTCAGCTTTGAGCTTCTCTTCCTGCTTGGCCTTCTCTAGACCTTGGATTAGACTCTGCAGAGAGATTTCAGCTTGCCCAGAAATAATTTTCTTGGGCATCAGATGCTCTGCTACCTCAGCAGGGGTTATTTTGGCTTCCCCCAACAATCTATCAATTGTGGGGAACAATGGGTTGTCATCAATACAAAGATAGTTCTTGGCCAAAACTTTGAAAGCTTCAAAACCACAGTAAGACAATTCAATATGCTTGTCCATTCTCCCCTTCCTAATGAGAGCCGGGTCAAGTTTCTCCACATAATTAGTAGTGAAAACTATGAGCCTCTCTCCCCCACAAGCCGACCAAATCCCATCAATGAAATTCAAAAGACCAGAAAGAGTCACCTGGCTGTTTTTATCTTCTTTCTCCTCTTTTTTCTCTTTCTGTTCTTTTCCATCTTCCTCTTCCTTTTTctccttattcttcttcttttttctctgtCCAGTCAACTCTAGTGAACAATCAATGTCCTCAATCACAATAATGGATTTGCTTGATGTCTCAATCAGCAGCCTTCGCAGGTCAGTGTTGTCCCTGACAGCAGTCAACTCAAGGTCATAGATGTCATAGTTTAACAGATTGGCCATGGCAGAAATCATGGTTGACTTCCCAGTTCCTGGAGGACCATAAAGCAAATAACCTCTTTTCCAAGCTCTCCCAATTCTTGCATAAAAGTCCTCTGCTTGGCTGAACGCAATCAAATCATCAATGATATCCTGCTTCTTCTCTTCTTCCAAAGCCAGTGTCTGAAAAGTTGCAGGGTGCTGAAACACAACATGGCTCCAATAGGAACCATGGTTGGTATACAGCTTTCTTTGCCTGTTCCTCACTTTAATGGCCTTACCCTCTTTCAGAACATGATTCAGGTAAGGCCCAACAATGAGTTCTCTATGCCGTTTATGGAAAGTGAGAATGTAGTATCTTCTCTCATCAGAAACTTGGTAGAAAGAAACTGTCTGAGTTTTGGAATTATTTTTACCTGAAGCCCACCAGAGCTTTGCTCCTTGGAATTCATCAACCACCTCTTCATGatcatccatgcttagaacaaggGACTGGTTGTTGTTCTTGACTACGTCAGCCTTGAGCCTCTTTGCATGGAGTGAGGAATTCGTGCTCAAGTAGTTTTCAATGGCAGAGTAAGCCTCACTTCGCATGAGACGTTCCCCAGTGAGCTCATTGAACCTGATTTGAATATAGGGGTAAAGATGACTCGCAAATCTTAGAGAGTATTTCTCAAGGTAATTTCGAAGCTGATTAGGGAAAAATTGTTGAAATATTGCCCAAAGGAACATTAAGCCACCAAGATAGGATCCCAGCTGAGCAAGCGACTCCTTAGACTCCATGAACATGTTTTTCTGTTACAAAATGTTTTGCAGGGTTGTTTGAGAGTACACTCTTTTCAGATGTGTTTTGTGTACTTTTTATAAAGGAAGTAAAGTTTACACTTAGCTGGCTTCTCTTTCGAAATGTATTGGCTGTGGCCCCATTTGAATAGAGAGAGGAGAAAATTTGTTCATAAATTGACAACTATCTTTGTCTCTATCCTCAAGGGTCGGCAAAGGATACACGACatagtggtcacaggtcagcgtATGGTCTTTCTGATCAGGGGTTAAATAGATTGTATATAATTGCACGGCACAGCACAGCACAGCATACTATATTCTTTTTCTCTTCTGCTTTCTTTTTATATAAAATACTCGCATACTACTCAAAATACGTCACTATCACTACGGTGAGGTCATGTTTCAATGCATACATATTCATTTCCTTGGTGAATTTTAAAATGTGAAATGAGGAATTTCCAGGAAAAGGCGATTTGGGGAAGAACGACTCCTGTAGTCATCTTGAGTGTTTTTAATCATAATGGTAAAGAGAACTTACAAATCACCTTTAGTcttttatgtaaatatatataaaaggtTGTTTGTCCACAAAACCATATCTTTCAGCTAGATTGGCTTTCAAACTAGTGGATGAGTTGTCATTGCGATGTGTGCGTTAAAATTGATGGACTTATTGGTTATGATATGAATATAACACACTTTCAGGCTTCTGCATATGAAAACCACTACGAAAAAGTTGTAATTTGATGAccttaatatttaatattaatttattatgccAAACAAAAATCAACCAAACTTCACCTACCATAATAATTTACATTTCAGCACGCGAATTTAAATTCTTTAGGATGTAAGTtggattgtattttttttaactgGCCATCAAATTTTTTagtcataatatatatatattacttttatttacaacaaaaaattgtttgggattaaaaaataatattagatTAGTAAAAAAGAACGAtataaattgttaaaaaaaatgatataattTGTTaggactaaaaatacatttaatcACAATAAATTATGATTCTTATAACTGATATTTTTAACCACAAATTTCTTAGTCAGGACCATAAATATAatcgtgtttttttttttgagatgaaATACATACGAAAACAGGCAAGACTCAAACACCCAGGAGGGCCTTGTCTTCAGCAAGAGCCAAGGACGCCATCGGGGGAACTCCACCTTCCCAAAAGCCAGTTGCTTGATGCCGAATAGCAAATTTGGCTATCAAGTGAGCAACAACGTTCGTCGATCTGGGACCAAACCGAACGGATGAAATTCTATGATCCTCTGCCTCCCTCTTAATATCAGCCACAAGTAAGTCTAGATCACCACTCTCTTCCGGTGGTCTATTTAGCATACCAACCGCCAGGCTACAATCCGAAACTATCAGACCACCGTTAAGATTTAACCTCTTACTGAGTTTAATGCCCTGTTGGATGGCTAGCAATTCAGCCACAAGTAGGTCATAGGCACAATTTATGAATGTACTTCTTGATGCGATTACCTTTCCCAAACTGTCCCTGATTATCGCTCCACTACTACAACAGCCTTGATTCTTGTTCACTGCTGCATCCACATTAATCATGAGCTCTCCCTCAACAGGAGCAGTCCACGCTTTATAAGTAGAATTGGTTTTGTATGAAGTGGCAGCTTGGCTTTGAACAAACTCCTCATGATAGTTGGCCGCCCAGTCCACCACAGCGGTAGCCTCCGGATTCCATTTCTTGAAGAAAGCATTGTTGCGACTGTTCCAACACTGCCATGCCAAAATAATAAAGAACCCAAATTTGTCTTTGGGAAGCTGAAGAGAAATCCTGGACAAGAAGGAGATTGGGTCCTCCAAATTCCTTCTTTTAATGATCTTGTTGAACCCCGCCACCTTCCAGACCTGTTTATTCTTTGGGCATTGCCATATTGCGTGATACCAGTCCTCTCTTTGGCTAGAATCCCCACACCTGCAGCAACCATGGTCCTTCCTGAGTTTCCTGCAAAATAGAACACTGTTAGTGGGAAGCCACCTGTTGCTTAGCTTCCATAGGAATTGTTTAATTTTAGGAGGGACGCTCATACTCCACAATTTTTTCCACCAACTTTCAGTTTCCCTCATATCTGAGCCTTCTGCCCTTTCTCTCTCACGAATAGCAACTTGGTAGCCACTGCGCACCGAATATTCACCATTTTGGTTGTAATGCCATATCCTTTTATCTTTAGAGTCCAGGGGCCCTGGAATAATACTCAGGATACTATTCGCATCTTCCTTAGTGAAGATATTTCAGACCAAGTTCTCATCTCTCTCCCCATCAGCTACCCTAAGGTCAATCACTCTGAGACTCGGAGGCAGCTCAGGTTTTTCCAGAAAGGTGAACTTCAAAGGTCTTGGCAGCCATTTATCCTCAACAATTCGAACCTCCTCTCCCGAGCCGATTCTCCAACGCGCCCCCTGCTTCGATTATTTGCTGCCCCCATAGAAGACTCCGCCATATAAAGGATGGAGCAGATCCCATCTTCGCATGCACAAAATCACAATTACTATGGTAACTGTGTTTGAGGACTTTAGCAACAAGGGAGTCAGGAGCTCTTTCTAGTCTCCAGCATTGTTTAGCAAGCATAGCTTTATTGAAGAGTTCCATGTCTTTGAAGCCTAAGCCTCCTCTAAACTTTCTTTTACACAACACTTCCCACTTGCACCAGTTAATTTTCCTTCTCTTCTCAGATGAACCCCACCAGAATTTAGCGGCAATACTATGAATACTATTTATCATATTCAGAGGGAGTCTAAAACAGTTCATAGCATAATTCAGCATTGCCTGCACCACTGCCTTTATCAGGACCTCTTTTCCAGCCGCAGAGAATAAGGATCTCTTCCAACCCTTGATCTTATTCCAAATCCGGGCTTTGATTGATTTAAAGGTCTCCTGCTTTGATCTGCCAACCATTCCCGGGAGGCCCAAATACTTCTCAAAACGCTTCGTAATTTTAACCTCAAAAATCTCAGCTATCACTTTCTTAGTACATTCATCAACTTTGCTGCCAAAGCAAACTTCCGACTTGTTGAAATTGATGACCTGTCCCGAAGCGGTAGTGTACCAAAGGAGAATATCTTTCAGTGCTCTACACTCATCCCCATCTGCATTGAGAAACATGATACTGTCATCAGCAAAAAACAAGTGGGATACTTTAACACTTTTTCTTCCAAAGAAAATGCCCTCTAAAAGATTATTATGTTCAGCTTCCAAAATCAAGCCAGAGAGAGCTTCAGCACAAAGAACGAAAATGAAAGGAGAGAGGGGGTCGCCTTGGTGTAGACCATGTTCTGGAGACATGTTGCCTCTAACTTCCCCATTAAGTAGGAAGGAAAAGGAAACTGAACTAATGCACCCCAtgattttcttctcccactctTCATGATAGCCCATCTTTAACATCAGACGCTCCACGAATCTCCATTCAATTCTATCATAAGCCTTGGACATATCAAGCTTTAAGGCCATTTTCTTTCCATTCCCGAATCGATCCTTTCTCATACAATGCAACCCTTCGTATCCAATAATTGCATTCTCATGTATCATTCTTCCCGTTACAAGCACACTTTGAGAGTTCGAGACAGCCACCGTCAAGGAGCTTTTCATTCGCTCCACCAAGCATTTCGACACAATTTTATACACCACCTTGCACAAACTAATAGGGCGGTACTCCTCAACCTTCTTTGCTTTAGGAACCTTCGGTATTAACGTAATCAGAGTTTCATTGAGTTGATGGAGAGGGATGTTTTCATTTAAAACTTTCAGGCAAACGCTCACTACATCACCCCTAACCGAGCTCCAAAATTTCTGAAAGAAGAGGGCGGGGAGCCCATCAATTCCAGGGGCTTTGATAGGGTTCATACCCCTAACCGCCGAAAAgacgtcctcctcagtgaacatACCCAACAAGCTCTCATTCATAGCCTCTGATATTTTTGGTTGGATCCCTCTTATAGCAATATCAATTATGTCGTTGGAAGGACTAGTTGACCTGAACAAGGTTTGGAAATAATTAACAACAATTTTCTCAACATTCTCAACTTCGCTTTGAAAGGTCCCTTCATTGTTAAGCAATCCACCAATTCAGTTTTTCTTCTTCCTCAAAGAGGCTTTATGATGGAAATAACGAGAGTTACGATCTCCACATTTTAACCAAACCGCTCTACTCCTCTGTCTCCAGTAAACTTCTTTCTTCTCCAACAGACAATTCAGATATTTTTCCTTCCTTTTAAGTCGTTGCCAGCTACTGGGGTCCATTGAGAGAGACAAATCATTAATTCTTTGATTAGCTTCAACAATACTAGAGTTCATCTGCTTCCTCATCTCATGGTTCCATCACCTCAACTCCTCCTTACATTCCTTTGTCTTCACTTTGAACTCGGATGGGTTGTTGCAAACTACACCATTATTCCACTTGTCCTCGATAATTTGTTTACACTCCGCCTCTTCACACCAGGCCTCCTCGAAGTGGAAGCGAGACCTGAATTTTCCTCTTTTCTCCATAAGGGGCCACTCCTCACCAAAGACAGTGACAATGACCTTATGGTCAGAACCCATCCAGTCAAGATACTGGATCCTAAAATCCTTAAACATGTCCCTCCACTCCACATTGGCAAGAATTCGATCCAATTTTTCCATAATAAAGTTAGTCTTCTGGCCATTACACCAAGAGAAGATTTTTTCCTGCCTAGTAATGTCGTCCAGAGCGCAGTAATCCAGGGCTCTTTGGAATCTACTCATAGCCTCCCCACTCCGTGTATTCCCTCCATCGACAGAATTTCGTTGAAATCACCTCCAAGGATCCACGGCCCCTGGATAGAGTCGGCAAGACGACATAATAGTTCCCAAGTATGAATACGTTCTCCAGTTACTGGGTTGCCATACATTCCTGTAAAATGGAAACCCACCTCCTCTTCTCTATATATCACAATATCAATGTGGGATTTTGAGAAACTACGTATACTAACCTTCAGGGTCGAGTTCCACATCAGCAACAATCCTCCACTTAACCCGGCTCTATccactataaaaaaaattgtcaaaccCACATCTAAGAGTGACACTTTCTGCTTGACTCCGTGCTAGCTTACTTTCCATGATGAACACAATATCCGGTTTTAGCCGAACACAATGGGTTTTTAGAATATTGAATGTACAAGGGTTCCCCAACCCCTGCACATTCCAGCAAAAGAGTTTCATTGTGTCCGGCTGCCTTGATCCACAAGGCTCGCCGATTCATTCTTAGTAATGGGATACGAGGAATCCTCTGAAATAAGAAACCTCTCTCCCGATGTTGCCTCTCCTCCTTCTATCAACAATCTTGTCCCCTCTCCATTCGCCGCCATTTTATCAATTGGAATGACAACTCTGATCCGTGTGGATTTGTTGCGAGCCTCGTCCTTGATCgacatcttcttcttctcttttccttGATTCTGAacagaagggaaagttgagcttCCAACAGAGAACGTCCCAGGGACCTGCAAATGAAGGGGTGGGGGGTTGAAGTTGATCCCATCAATCTTCTTCTCTTCCACCTCTTGTTTTTTGCATTTTCGCCCCAACCTCTCAGCACTCCCATCCTTCTCACCTCttctttttttgttatttttcgtAATCTCGTATCGTTCCTGGTTTGTAGACTTTCCAGAGCTTTTTTGTCTATCGACTCTTTTCCATCCTTTCTTTTGACTTTTCTCATTAGCCATCTCATATTGAGGCACGTGCTCCCTTCCCTTCTCACTTAACACTCTCTGTCCTTGTATCGGTCCATCCAAA
It encodes the following:
- the LOC133818049 gene encoding AAA-ATPase ASD, mitochondrial-like, whose amino-acid sequence is MFMESKESLAQLGSYLGGLMFLWAIFQQFFPNQLRNYLEKYSLRFASHLYPYIQIRFNELTGERLMRSEAYSAIENYLSTNSSLHAKRLKADVVKNNNQSLVLSMDDHEEVVDEFQGAKLWWASGKNNSKTQTVSFYQVSDERRYYILTFHKRHRELIVGPYLNHVLKEGKAIKVRNRQRKLYTNHGSYWSHVVFQHPATFQTLALEEEKKQDIIDDLIAFSQAEDFYARIGRAWKRGYLLYGPPGTGKSTMISAMANLLNYDIYDLELTAVRDNTDLRRLLIETSSKSIIVIEDIDCSLELTGQRKKKKNKEKKEEEDGKEQKEKKEEKEDKNSQVTLSGLLNFIDGIWSACGGERLIVFTTNYVEKLDPALIRKGRMDKHIELSYCGFEAFKVLAKNYLCIDDNPLFPTIDRLLGEAKITPAEVAEHLMPKKIISGQAEISLQSLIQGLEKAKQEEKLKAEEETQKKALADKKEDKDQESKNELKNNGY